TAACTTACGCTTGGACTCCAGCCGCTCCTTGTCCCGCTCGCGTTCAACCTCAAATAGAGTCTGTCGCAGATCCCGGGCCAAAGTGGAGGTCTCTTGCAACAGACGTTGCTGATCCTCTCGCTCCTTCTGCCATGACAACTCCAGCTTGGTCTTCATGCCAGGCAGCTTTGTGCTCCCAGAGCCAATGACACGTTCCTCTTCGAACTCGTTCAGCTTCGACTGCATCTCGGATATCTTGATCTCGTTGGCGCTGCGCTCGGACACCAGCTCCGTCTTGACCTTGCTACCCTCCAGGCGGGACTCCACCAACTGATCCTCCAGATGGCCAATCTACACAATGGTAAACTCTTAGAATCTATTTGGAATGGAACAGGGAATGGCTACTCGATTCACCTGCTGCTCTAGGTAAGCAATCTTGCTCTtgtcatcatcatcgctgCTGTGCATGGATCCACGGCTCTGTCTACCCGTATTGTTGGCCTTTAGATCACCGATCTTCTTCTGTGCAACCTCTAGCATCTGCTTAAAGGCATCGCGATCCTTCTTGAAGCGTTCACATTGGCGCTATTTTGGAAAGGAGTTTTTGGTCAGTTCGATTAACATTCTTTAGGatatatttcaaatattttaCCTGCATCGAATTGAGTTCTCCGCTGAGGTTCTTCACTTGTTGCTCGTATCTAAGACGAGTGGTGGCCACCTCAGATTTCATCTGCAGTTCGGTGCTCTGTAATCTGTTCGATGGAAATTATTAGATATATTTGGCTTAGAGTTCTCGCTACTAAGATCCTCTCTGAGCGAGTCTCCCAATACTCAATAGAATAGGCAAGCATCAAGAATAATGgacaagcaaaaaaaaaagagagaagacAGTAGAAGGGGACAGACAGGATCTTGCGACTGCATATGTATAGTTCTTATAGTTTATGATTGACAACTTACTTTTCCTTTAGCTCCCTGATCTCTGCATCTCTTCTGGCACCGTGTCCATTGAGCGAGACCTGGGCCTGCTCGATCCGATTGTAGTCGCTCAGTTTGCCATTGAGATCCTCGTTGTCCTTGCGGAGTTGGAACACCAGATCGATGTTCATCTCATTCTCCCTGCGCAGACGGTCGTACTCGTGCTCCTTTTCGGCCAACTTGTTCTTTAGCATGGTGCGCTCGTGGTCGCTGTTGTTGCCGGTCTTAAGCGTCTTAGCCTGGAGTTCGGCGATCTTCTTCTGGGCCTCGTTCAACTTGCGGGCCATGTCGGTGCGCTCGATGCGTATGGTATCCATTTCGGACATTTTCTGCTTGCTGGCATTGAGTTCGGCCTGGAGGTTCTGCTTCTCGGTGGTCAGCTGTGCCCGCATCAGGATGGTCTCCTCGGAGAGCTTCTCCCAATGGCTGTTGAGGTCCTCGTTGCGCTTCTGCTCGGCGCTGAGCGAAGTTTGGATGTCCTCCACTTGCTTTTTGAGTTCTTGCACCTGTTTGCTGTCCGATTTACTGGCCTTGGTTTTCAGATCCTTGATCTCCTTCTCCAGACTGGATTTAGTCTTGTCGGCGGCCTTTTTGGCTGTGAGAAGATCCGTATCCAGCTGGAGGATCTTGGACTCTAGCTTCTCCTTTTCCTTGCCCTGCTTTTCGAGGTCCTTCTCCAGGCTGGACAGCTTCTCCTTCTCTCGTTTGCTCTGGGTCTCCAGGGTGGATTTGTTCGTCTCGCTCTGCTTCAGCTGAGTGTCCTGCTTCTTGAGCTTCTCTTCCAGCTCCTTGAGCTTGGTGCTAAGTTTCTTGCCATCCTCATCGCTGCGCTTCAGCTTCTGCTCCAGGTCGGTGACCTTGCTGCTTGAGCCATTCAGTAGCTTCAGACGCTGGACATCGCCCTCGGCAAGGGTCAGCTTTTTTTTGCACTTTTGCAGCTCCTCTTCGAGCGATGCTTTGACTGATTCCAGGGCCTTGACCTGATCGGATCCACTCGAACTGAGCATCACCCGCATCTCGCTGATCTCATCCTCCAGCTCTTCCACCCACTTTTTAAGGTGACTCTTCGGGGTAAGGTCGTTGACCCGCTTGGCTGTGCGAGCCGGCAGCTTGGCATCAGCCTCAAGCTGCATCCGCTTCACCCTGGCCGTCAGCTCATCCCTTTCCCGCTGGGCCACCGTTAGAGTCTCCTTGATCTTGGACAGATCTGCATCGCCCGTCTTCTCGTTGGCCTTGCGTAGGGTCTGTAAACGCTTGTTCTCCTTTGACAGTTTCTCGTTCTCCGTTTCCAGAATGTTCAGTTTGCTGAGCTGCTCCTTCAGAGTTTCCACGGCCTGCTCCTTTTCCTGGAGGCTCTTCCGCAGCTGCGTCAACTCTTCGTTCAGGGTTTTCAGTTTCTTTTCGGCCGCACTAGAGGAGGAGGTGCCAAAGCTGAGAAGCGAGGATTTGCTGCcattggcagcagcagcctccgGTCGCAGTTTGGCCTGAAGTTCGCGCACATACTTCTTGGACTCGGCATTCTCCTTCTCCAGATCCTCCACTTTAAGGCGCAGTATTGAGGCCTCCTGCTCGTTGAGCTCCAGCAGGATACGCAGTTCGGCTGGATCATCCTCGTCTGAGATGCCTTCATCCCGATCCGCATGCACTTCGGGCGCCAGTCGATGGGGATGTGGTGTGGGACTCAGCTTGCGAGCTGCAGGGGAACACATAATATACATAGATTAAAAGATATTCCGTTTATTTAGTTACTTTAGTTAGTTGGATGCTTTATTTAGTAACAACACTATTTAATGAGCAGCCGCAAAAAATGGCAAAATATTACTGCATCAGCGCCAATGATTCATTAAAAAAGCGCATGAGAAATCACATTAGTTTTGTTAGGGAAACGTTTTTTCGTTCTTTCGAGTTAGAAATTATTGTACTCTATAAGGGGGGGAGTCCCAATACAATGCAGCTTTGGTCACTCTAATTTAAGAGCTTTTGGCGTGACTGCAGcttgaaatgaaatgaacgAAGAAGATATTTATCGTTtaaatgaataattgattttttggattaacttttctATAAACTAAGGTTTAGTACTTAAGAGAGAGTTACTAGTGTGTGTTTTCGGTTCGTACTTCTTGAGCGCGTTGCCATTTTTTTCAACTGCATCATCAACGACTCATTTTCATCCTCGAAACGAGTCACCTTTTTCCTCAGATGTTCAGCCTGAAACACAAAAATCTCGGATCATTTATTGCATCTGAATGATAAGGAATAAGGTTATAATACGAATAAAGAGATCGTTTTCGAGGATCAAAATAGTTTTGCTACATAAACGAAAGCTCGGATGGAACATAGACTGCACTACTGCTAGGAAAACGagtacataaataaataatcagCAATGGATTGTCTGGACGGATCTTCTGGAGATCTTCTACCTGTTCCATTCCGAAGAACATGCGAAATAGCACTGGGGAAGAGGAGAGAACGCGAGTGCCCCACTCTGGAGGATGTTGAGGGTGCAAAGAGCGACACAAACGGCGACGGAGTCGTCTCCCGTTCGCACGAAGCATTTCTCGCGATCGATTCGAAATCGGTTTGACTGTGAGCCTCAACCGAGAGTCCGAGTCCGCCACCGGACATCTCCATACTGGTGACGGCATCACACTGCTCTATGGCCACCGTCTGGGTGGCACGCGGAAAGGCAACCATCTCGAGGGGCAGCTCGGGTGAGGTCTGTGTGCCGCAGCTGAATTGAACCCGTTTGGCCCTGAGTCGCTGAAGCTTCGCGTAAAACGGTCGAATGATTAATCGAGTAGCTCTGGTGGGGCATTTGGGGATTGGATTACCTCTTCTTCGGCGAACTTTAGCTGGTCCTTCAGATCGGTCTCCCGCTCAATGGAGTCCTGCAGTTCCCGCTGCAGATGCTGCGGATCCTCTTGAGAACCGCCGCGTGTTAGCGACTCACGGGTGATCTTGGCATCCGCCGATGTGGATTTGCCCAGGACTCCTAGCATGGGCGCCTTCTTCTTGCCCGGATTGCGCAGCTCCTCGGCTTCCGTCTGTATCGGGAATATCATTCATTAGAAGATCCTTGTCGTGGCGTGGGACTGCTTGAAATTACCTGCAACTTTCTTGTAAGTTCGTTTGAGAATCGCAGCTCCTCTTCCAGCTTCTTCACCTTGGTGGATAGCTCGGCGTTGAAGGAGCTTTGACGCTcctgttccagggtttcgatcTTTCGATCGCTCTTTTTCAACTTGAAGCTTAGGATGCGACAGTTCTTGGTGGCCTTTTCGAGCTCCTTTTGCAAGTTTGTCTTGGCCTTGACCTCATCATCACGAAACGTGTCCTGCACCTCGTCCATCTCTGCCTGGAGATTGAGAATCTCCTTTTTAGCCGTCTGGTTTTCCTCCATCAACTCCTCGCAGATTTGCTCGGCCGCCTGCAGCTTCCGTTTCAGCTCCGACTCGCTTCCGCGGTTCTCCAGCTCCTTCATGCGAAGATTCAGCTTTCGCTTGTCCTCGGTGACACGGTCCAGCTGCTCCTTCATGTCATTCAACTTCTGCTGCAGATTGAGGGCTTCCGAGGCTGCAGTTCGGTTCGATGACGTGTCCATGGAGGCAAGACGTCTCAGTAGTATGTCGCTCTTATCCCTCTCTGCTCGTTCGGCGCGGGTCTTCATGGTATCCAGCTCGGTTCGGAGTGTTTTCATTTGCTCCTGCAGTGCCACCGAATCCTTGGTGGtagtgctgttgctgctgctcgtgGAGTGAGATGTGGATGCACTGGGTACGGTTTGTCTTTTGATTTCTTTGCTGCTCTGCACTGCATCCGCCTCCTTGCGACGAGTAGAACTGGAGCTCGTGGAGGAGCTGGAAGAAGAGGCCTTAATCTCGCTGGAGACTGCAGATGTGGCTTTTGTTGTGCTTGTAACACCACCACTGCTGCTATTTGTGGCTGTGATTGTTGGTGTGGCCGCCACTTTTTTGGGCGGGAGCGAGGCACGTTTCAGTTCCGCCTGGGGGGGATTCTGGTTCAAGGAATTTCCAGACTTGCTACGCTCTGGTCGATCCGGAACTGCcggagctgctgccgccgctgaaTCACTGTCCCTGAAAGAGATTTTTCATCAATCAGAGATGATCAATGGGTATCGTATCTAGCGGTTAAGATCCACTCACTCTTCTCTCCTGGGTACGGATCGTTCGCGACTGTTTTCCCGCGAGCTCAGGCTGCGCTGCTTCTTGAGAAGATTCATTTTGCGGACACGCTCGGCTAGACTGTCTGTCGATAGGATGACTAACTCATCTGGAATACTTGAAGTTTTACTGGGTGAGGATGTTACACGGGTTGATGATGGTGTGAGCGCTTGTTCCATCTGTAAAGAATGCTTTGGAATAGATTACAAATCATCTTAGTTGCATTACTTATTCTTCACTCACCTCCTTGATGTCCAAGGCGGTTGTGTGACGTCGCGGCGCCACCGGCAGCTTGACCGTGACAGCCACATTGTGATCATCGGTTGCTCGAAGGCTGCTCACCGTTGTCGATGGTCGGCGAGCGGATTCCTGCGCCGTATCATCAATGTCCGGCGTGGAGGCCCAGGACTGTGGACGCTTCTTTAGCTCTACATTGAAGTGAACAACTAGGTTCAGTAAAAGCATCGTGGGCAAAGTGCATGCAAGAGCAAGTTGCAGTTTTCAGCACGTTCAGCATATGAGCAGgacaaacatacatatgtagtcCACATAGTGTGAGCAGGACGAACATAGTCCACACAGTGTGTGATCGATCGTGACAAACGTGCATCGGAGAATCAGCGGGAGAGATCACGTTTTGATGATGGTAGTAGTTAACATATTAACGGTTTATGCAGAGATTAGTgttgagagagagacagaaagagagcgaTAGAGACGGCACAGTTGCAGGTGCAGTTGTTTTTGTGATTTTTGTTTGGTGCAAGCGTAGAACGTGAGAGTGTGAAAGAGATACGTAGACAAACACATTTATTAACGGTGTGGTAACATTTGATTTTAAAAGCCTTAAAACACTTAGTAGTTCATACTTATTTCAATGTAACAGCGATTCGATAAAAGAATACCTTCTTGGGTTAGTTAAAACAAACCGATTTCTCAAAGTCTGAATATCTTTATCTTGTATCTTTACAAACATAGTGCAAAGGTGATATTGACATTATATGAGACTACCATAGCCGGTTGTCGAAGATATTTTTCATTATATCGAAAGAAAAAGAGCATGTAAACTATGCAATACATTACTTAGACGTGTGAGAAATCAGCTTAAAATAAAACTATATAAATCTTTTATGGGATACTATTAAAAAAATCTGGATTGATCTATTCAGATATGTTTTACCAAGAGGGTTACAGAAAGTTAATTTGAGTACACAAAATGCTCATACATTTAACATTCACATAATCAATAGTACACAATACTCTGCTAATGTTCTCGAAAACTTCGGTCGGTAGTTAGCCGAAAGAACACATTCAAGTCTAAGAGTGGAGCATTAATCAGCCTAAGGAATTCCATTAATCCCAAGAAAACAGTTCTAAGTGATGCACTAGTTATGAACACAATTCTACTTTAAAACAAGATAATAAAGATCTATAGACCGGCTCCAATCGTACCTATATCATTGCTATTGTTTGAATTGAGGCTCAGATTCTGCGTCGAAGTCCATGTTCGGGAAGTAGGCCTAAAAAAACCTcagaaaccattaatagtttCCACAAAATGATAATATTAAAAAAGACTCACCGCGAACTCTGGCCATCAGAGAGATTTGGCGATGAGGCGGCCACTTCTTCGCCGGGTCTACGGGCTCCATGCTCCTTGTAATCCCGAAAGCAACGCTTACATCGTGTGGGATAACGAGTCTGAGGATGGAAGCCGAGTGGGCATAGCTGATCGCCTTTCAGCGATGGATACAGATGATGCATCTGTTCTTGTACAACTTGTCAGCTTTTCTTTTCCTGCAAATTTCAACGAAACTGAAGAGATTATATCTTGTTACTGCACAGCCCCAAGTATTTAGGTATATGTACCTAATGTATAttcacatatacatatgtatctattAATCGCACCATCAGTATTTTGTCTATTGACCGATTCTGAACACAATGGTGGAATGTCTGGCATCTATCCAAGTCAACAAAAGAATGTTGTAGTACATCAAAAAGTAGAACATATTCAGGGGCCAACTTAACTATTGGTTTCAGAGCAAAAATGAAATCTATAAAACAAGAGATCTATTAGATTAAAAACTAATGGGTCTCTTgcttttttaaatttaatagtTCAAAATAATTAAAGCCATTTGAAGGCATGTAGTGACATGATTTGATGATTTTTTAATGGGTTTCGAATAATTTCCTATTACGAAGAAATTCTTCTTGTTGGGAGGTTCTCTAATAatcatttaaaaaattaacgaaatgtatgctttttaattgaaatgtttTTTTCACCGCGGATGTAGCGGAAAATAAGAATCTATATCGAATCTATCGGTATCTAAGCCTTCTACGAGATGGCGCCATTGAAAGGATTCCGATCTAACAGTAATGATTAATCAAGAACTCCAGTTATTTCCAAAGCATAGAAGAGTATTTCCACGTCTCTTTCGTTTCCTCCCAAATTTCCTTTTGCGAGTAGTCATATTAAGAAATGAAATTGTAAATATAAACAATAACATATAAGTATCCAAccatgtatatatttatatatttttagagCCATCAAAATATTCTCTCAGAGCGGCAGGGAGAGAGCTGAGGAAATAAACGACCACAGGTGGAAATGGCGCAGGAAAAATTCTACCGGCTGCGCATGTTTtctgacaaaaaaaaaaacgatccAAACAAAATATGAACGCTAGTCGCAAGAGAACAACCTCAAAAGTTAAGAGCTTTTAGTCACTcccaaaagagagagagagagagtgcggaGTCTCTCTATTCCTTGTACGTACCGTGCTGAGTGCCGTTAGGAGAATCGGCCCTGTTGCAAATCCCTAGCGCTTTTATAAATAATTATCACCGTTTTAACCTATTTTCATCTGCCGTTCTGTGCGACATTCTGCGTTCGACGACACGGGACGTGCAAAATTTGTGAACACAATTCAAAACGTTTTTCCACTTACACAAAATATTTCCGCATTTAAAATGGTTTGAGGCTGGACGTTAGGGAAGGAGGCAGcatctgctgcagctgctcctactcctccttctCCACCAATAGATGACGGTGTCCGTCCGAAAGGTGTGCGGAATTTTTCATTCACCAAAAACGATTCTAGATTCTAGATACGTTGCGTAATCGCCCCAGACGATGTGCGTTTTGCATCCGATTATTTACCGAGCATTTACCAGCTGATAATTATTACACGATGGATATGGaacatatatttatatatttaggAGAGATCTCTCATCGTGCAGATCCAGGGCGATCCTGGAGTAGACTTTCTTTGCGCGGACACTTGGCCCTGGGTTTTCGCTCACGTTTTGTTTGATTTAATTTTGGAATATTCACTTAATACAAAAATTTACGACTACAAAAATTAGCTGTGTTTTAAAAATAGAACACGTTCTTTTTCTTAAATAGCAGCGCACTTCCCATAAATCTCCTCCGTGGATCTCAAATGCTCAGCGCAGTCCAGCTTTTTTCGCTTTCCACAGATTACAGAATATTTGTTTACAATAATTTCAATTGAATTCACGCAATGGATTCTCCAAACGGATTTTGTTCACTTGACTCACTTAGACACGCGcgcacaccacaccacacgtATACACATATTTATCCACATATATGCTGTGGGATATCTTTAATATAACCGCCGATCGCCCGAGCACTCGAAATACTTATACAGATAGCATCCCATCCCTTTCACACTGCTTCAAATCGCGGTGGCCCAGTCGAACCGACGCGGAGAGGCTCCTTCGCACTTTTTTCGATGCGAACGTTTTGAAAATCGACGAGAAACTAAATTTAAATCATTTCTGAACGCTTCAACTACCCATCGGAGAACCCAAAAGTATCTGCCACCGGCACACAAAACACACTCTTCTCCTCAAGAGAGGGGCGGTGGCATAGACAGACGCAGCGAGCTTATGAGAGAAATTTGTAGGGGTATAATGGAAAATGAGAGATTTTTGGATTCAAAGGGATGGAGAACCCAGTTGAAAATTGTTCTTATAGATAATATCATATttccctcccggctaccgcctaaCCTAATAtcatatttattaaatttttatattattCTTTAGATCATCATCTATCATCAACCCATAGGAATCAACTTCTTTCGACTGAAGGAGAACACTCCTTGATCTTGGTAATATATTCTTCAGTTTTAATGAGTAATGGGTTTTAATTGTATATTCAATAGATTGATTTTTCAGTAAAAGTTAAGGACAACTTCTTTCATTCAATATGTTATTGATCCATGCCACTTCTTGGGCATATCCTTCAGTTGTAATGGAATTTATTTTCGAAATCATAAAATCGACAGAGTACATTCGTTTGTGTGAGTACGAGTATGGTGTGTTCTTGTTGTTATTTTAATGATGAACTTCATGTTTGCTTTGTTTACATTCGTGTATAGACATTATTTTGTAATATGTTTGTATAAATACTTAGAGATTATCAATCGCTAAGAGCTAATGCAGGTGTTATCCCATacatatttgtatatataCTGCATGTGTGAGCTGGTGTGAATGGGCGGGGGTGTGTAGGGGCGTGAGTGTGGGGTACATAAGATGCAACAGCAGCGCAGCGACCGAAATGAATAGCGTATGAAGTAACAATGGAGATTGACGAGCGAACATGATGACGACCAGGCTGGTGGTGGACCGTACAATACAGCACCTATCATGTTGCACTGGTGGCAACGACAGCAGCCGATGCAGTTGCCTGCTCCTCGCCAGCATCATTTGGCGTCGTTACGGCTGGCACACTGGTTGGATTAGCTGCAGGTCCGTTGTTATTCTCATTGGTTTCCGGTTGCTCTGGTGCTTCCAGCACTACTGTAGGCGAaggctgtgcctgtgcctgagGCTGTGGCTGACTCTGAGCTGGGGCAGTGTTGAATGAGCTGTTGCTATTGTTGGATGTATTCTTCGCCGGCTCCGGACTGCTGTACAGTTGTATGACCGAATTGTTATTCACATTCTCCACCGAAGCACCCGATAAGGACAGATCATCGGCCAAATCGTCTGCCAGGCAGTCCGTTTGCACCGACTTCTCCTCGAGCAGGTGGTCGTTTTCACGAATGGGTCGCTGGGCCGAACCATATTGCTTGGAGATCTGCAGCAATTCCCGCAATGATTCGTTCTCCATACGCAGCTGCGATATGGTCTGCAGTTCTCGCTGCACGATCTCATCGTCGACGGTGGCCGCCCGCTGCATGACGGCGGCCATTTCGTTGATTTTTTCGCGTTGATCTCGAATTACCTGCCACAGGCGCTCGTTGTATAGCTCCTTGAAGTTGATTTTACTGTCCAGCACCTTAGTCACTGTGTGTTCGCGGTACTTTTGCATCATCAGCTCCATGGCCCGCTCGTAGTCTTCGATGCAGATTTTCAGCTCGCGATTCTCTTTGAGTATCTCCGAGCTGTTGATGTTTTGCTGCTGTATGCGATTCACCATGTCCGCGTTGGTCTTGTTGTTTGAGATGCGATTGAGGGTCTCAATGTCGTCCTGGTATTCCCTTAGGCTCACTACCAGGCGATGATTCGTCTCCGCCTCCTCCAGCAGAGCCGTCCCCAGGGCATCCAAGTCTTTGACATGGCTGGCCATACGCTGTGCGTCCATTATCATCTGTCCTACTGATAGATTTGACATGTTGCGGCCCGCTTCAAATCCAACTGCAATTTTAttatttcttttgttttggGCCAGGCCTTACTGCTGCCTCTGCAAGAGAACAATAAGAACATTAGCCTTTGGGCATTTGGCAGCTTGGGCACTGTTCCCTACATTGGCTTTTAATCTAGCACACCTTCGTCTTGGCTTAAACTAAttgtttgtttcttttttttagcCAAAATATGTACAATAAATTCTACTAATAGAAATTTTGACGAGAACGACCTAATTATTAGCTGACAGCTGAGaatcagtgtgaccgcggacttatTAATAAAGTATACCGTCCGAACGTCAGAAATATACCTCATTTAacaaatataccgtaaatatactgacgaattcaagttcttgtttacatattcctcgattttgatctTCCCtcgaatattcccagctatatagaatatttagccatgcccacataatttaaGACCATTGATGAATATATTTTTCTACTTGATTGGCTTCATTTAAATAAGTATTCCTATCGATAGTTGAGAGTTTCTTCCGTATCGATAGCTATTCCGAGTATGGTCACTCCTGTGCACTTACTTTGATTtcaaattttaaaaattttaaaacctTTTAAAGAATTTTAAAGCCAATCTTAAAGAAAATTGATTAATTTATTCCGGACAAATACACAGCCCCAATTATCATAATTATTGACCCTAATAACACCGGAGTAACGAGTTTCAAGCGAAACCGATGAGTTTTTCAAATAAGTCTCCGCCGTTTTTCGGCCATATAGGATTTATGAGGTTAGCacaaaatatgtacatatattataGGGCTTTTTGTATAAGAGGTTTCATTTTAAAGAAGAATTCGTTTATTATCATTAGGAAGCTATCAGTACAGAATTGGATCTTATGTATATCGAAATTTGGAAGACTTAAGGAGAGGTGGACATACAATATGCTAAGTTCTTAAACGATCATGCATGCATAAATCTAATCTAATTAAGTACCTTAAGGCTATGTCGTATTCGCATAAGTACAAACTGTAAAGGTTTTGTCATTTGAAGTCAGAGATAAAACAGAGGTAGAGGAATAGCTAGATACATCGGTTATAGGGATGTACAGACTAAAAAGATCACGAGATTATACGCCCACGCTGTTCaggctgccggaggagaggtTCTCCGAGCGACTGGAAAGACGCGGCCGCTTCATGATGACTCGTCCAGGCTTGCTGGAGCTCTGCATGCAAGGACCATCCGCCGTTCCAGCCTCGGACGACTGGTTGAgattattgttgttgccgcCGTTGTTTCCGCCGGAATTTCCACCGCCAGCACGTTCCAGCGTGCGTTGAGAGCGACGTAGCGAGGAGGAGGACATTCGCCGGAGTCCCGGGTCGTATTCGTAAGTGGGTTGTCGCTGAAAGTACGCCATGTCGTTGTCAGTCTCGAGGCCAGGTGGGTTCTTCTCGtccagctgctgttgctgctgctgtgcaaGCGGATTCAGAGTGATGTGAATGTGCCTCGTGCGCTGGCGTTGTTTGTTCGGTGAGCAGCTGCCCAGCGGCACAAAATCCTCACGCAGCTCGGCCATGCGCGGTTTGTTCTGGGTTTGGCCCCGTCCCCGAGGACTCCGACGTCGACACATGCACAGGAAGGCGCTAACCAGCAGAATGAGCAGCAAGGCCCCGCCACCAATTGTGCCCGTGAGCATGGGACTCATGCTGAATGTTTCGTTGTGGCTGGGCGTGGTTGTGTCTCGATCGCCGGTTCCTTGAATTGTTGGCTCCTCCGTGGTGCTGGCCCTAGGTCTCTGCGTGCGTCCTTGCTTGAGGGCGCTGAACTCGGAGGCGGAGACAGCACTGAAGGACTGCAGCTTAAATTCGTAGATGGTGGCGGCCTCCAAGGTGGCGATTCGGAAGCTCCTCGCATGCGCACCTTCGATGGTGGCTTTGTAATATTCCCCGGCCGAGGAGGACGGACGATAATAGGCATAGTAGCCCGTGATTAGATGCTCATCGGCATCGCTGTCGAGGCGCCAGTGCAACACCACAGCCGTCTCCGAGTACTCCTCGATCTCCAGCAGCTCTGGCACCGGCATCGGTTCGAGGGCGGCTCCTGGTTGCAGATAGAACTTGGCCGAAGTGTTGCTCTCCTTGTTGTCATTGTTTGAGTAGACGGCCAGGATGCGGAAGCGATAGGTGCGCTGGGGCTTCAAATCGGTCACCGATGCGGTAAAGCTCTTGCCCAGCTCAGAGTTCCATTTGGGCTTGCCATAGGGTATATTATCGTTGGTCGTCTGCCAGTTCTTGCGCTTACCCTCGCTGATCATGCGGTACTGCACCTTGAAGAAGAGTATGAGAAGGCCATCGTTGCGCGGCACATGCCAGCGGAGCATGACCGATTCATCGGACAGTCGGGTGACATTCGGCGGCGATGGCGGGATCATCTTGGTCGGCTTTTGGCCATGGTTGACGGGCTTCATTGACCGATGGGAGCCAAAGCCCCCACCACTACCAGTCTCTCGGGGCTCACTCTGTATCTGCTTGGGATTCACCTGAAGCAGCGCTCCGGCACTCTGTTCGCCCAGTGTGTTACGGGCAAAGCACTGCACATAGCCGGCATG
The sequence above is a segment of the Drosophila miranda strain MSH22 chromosome 4, D.miranda_PacBio2.1, whole genome shotgun sequence genome. Coding sequences within it:
- the LOC108162990 gene encoding interaptin isoform X1 produces the protein MHHLYPSLKGDQLCPLGFHPQTRYPTRCKRCFRDYKEHGARRPGEEVAASSPNLSDGQSSRPTSRTWTSTQNLSLNSNNSNDIVVHFNVELKKRPQSWASTPDIDDTAQESARRPSTTVSSLRATDDHNVAVTVKLPVAPRRHTTALDIKEHSLQMEQALTPSSTRVTSSPSKTSSIPDELVILSTDSLAERVRKMNLLKKQRSLSSRENSRERSVPRREEDSDSAAAAAPAVPDRPERSKSGNSLNQNPPQAELKRASLPPKKVAATPTITATNSSSGGVTSTTKATSAVSSEIKASSSSSSTSSSSTRRKEADAVQSSKEIKRQTVPSASTSHSTSSSNSTTTKDSVALQEQMKTLRTELDTMKTRAERAERDKSDILLRRLASMDTSSNRTAASEALNLQQKLNDMKEQLDRVTEDKRKLNLRMKELENRGSESELKRKLQAAEQICEELMEENQTAKKEILNLQAEMDEVQDTFRDDEVKAKTNLQKELEKATKNCRILSFKLKKSDRKIETLEQERQSSFNAELSTKVKKLEEELRFSNELTRKLQTEAEELRNPGKKKAPMLGVLGKSTSADAKITRESLTRGGSQEDPQHLQRELQDSIERETDLKDQLKFAEEELQRLRAKRVQFSCGTQTSPELPLEMVAFPRATQTVAIEQCDAVTSMEMSGGGLGLSVEAHSQTDFESIARNASCERETTPSPFVSLFAPSTSSRVGHSRSLLFPSAISHVLRNGTARKLSPTPHPHRLAPEVHADRDEGISDEDDPAELRILLELNEQEASILRLKVEDLEKENAESKKYVRELQAKLRPEAAAANGSKSSLLSFGTSSSSAAEKKLKTLNEELTQLRKSLQEKEQAVETLKEQLSKLNILETENEKLSKENKRLQTLRKANEKTGDADLSKIKETLTVAQRERDELTARVKRMQLEADAKLPARTAKRVNDLTPKSHLKKWVEELEDEISEMRVMLSSSGSDQVKALESVKASLEEELQKCKKKLTLAEGDVQRLKLLNGSSSKVTDLEQKLKRSDEDGKKLSTKLKELEEKLKKQDTQLKQSETNKSTLETQSKREKEKLSSLEKDLEKQGKEKEKLESKILQLDTDLLTAKKAADKTKSSLEKEIKDLKTKASKSDSKQVQELKKQVEDIQTSLSAEQKRNEDLNSHWEKLSEETILMRAQLTTEKQNLQAELNASKQKMSEMDTIRIERTDMARKLNEAQKKIAELQAKTLKTGNNSDHERTMLKNKLAEKEHEYDRLRRENEMNIDLVFQLRKDNEDLNGKLSDYNRIEQAQVSLNGHGARRDAEIRELKEKLQSTELQMKSEVATTRLRYEQQVKNLSGELNSMQRQCERFKKDRDAFKQMLEVAQKKIGDLKANNTGRQSRGSMHSSDDDDKSKIAYLEQQIGHLEDQLVESRLEGSKVKTELVSERSANEIKISEMQSKLNEFEEERVIGSGSTKLPGMKTKLELSWQKEREDQQRLLQETSTLARDLRQTLFEVERERDKERLESKRKLDQIKRATEEEMEEGRKKIAELQCDLLELRDVHAKLRTSNEKLRRERERYEKELIKRRMEADGGDRKVGALLQTVDELVKIAPDLKMARGNYDNTLRPEQPNVRRSRSPSPTLSSTQISTVLARLAEASEELRKFQRLNEDEQERSRIRRGNLRRAASQENDHHGSSSSVASAAGSQRGGGRLSRNSGNNGSLIRKSLSLDHSIQRDQNIWRQDDGSVSSMQSIDSELGGLVRDSSLDSRLDSRLSGGSTQSDIPRGPRKKKKGIMGKLRSLTKSSRNSESEISIQGSDSDISVASDMRSSKKDLRGRLSGMFKRSGSNSRSESMERPSTEQRPVAVTVVGHPDGPQPREPPPANSLTPRPIRSIPKPPSGTSPATPRRRVAK